A window of Longimicrobiaceae bacterium genomic DNA:
CGGGGGAGCCGGCAGAGCCGGCTCCCCCCCGCGGAGCCGTTCAGGGCCGCCGTGGCTGCCCGACCCTGTCGTACTCGATCCAGAACGCGGACCGCTGGAGTCCGGGAGCGAGCCCGATCCAGTGGATGTCGCGGATGACGACCCGGGTCCCGGCGGGCAGCCTCCCGACGATGGGCGGCTCTTCGGACTGGACCGCCCACGGCCGGGCCCGCACGTTCACCGCGCTACGGGCGCGGAGGGTGTCGCCCACCTGGAACGAGAGGTCGGCGAAGCCGGTCCCCCGGAACGCCGGTGCGTCGGAGCGCGAGAGGTTGTCGAAGTTCTTCGTGGACCAGGGCTGCCCCAGCGCGGCGTCCCCGTAGTAGACGTAGCCCGTGGCCGGCGCAGACCGGGCCTGCGCGGAGGCGAGACCGGGGAAGGCCGCGAGGGCGAAGGCGGCCACGAGCGGCGCGAGCCGCCGAAGGAGGGGCCGCCAGCCCGGGAGAAGCGCGGCGGAAGCGCCGTTGCTGTGCCTGTGGGTGTGCATGGCTGCGCGGGGGATGCGGGTGAGCGAGCCAGCCGACTTCGATGCCCCATCGGGGCGGCAAGATCTGCACCGAGCCATACGCGATGGGCCCCCGGGCGGCCTGCGGCACCCTCGCTGGGGCCGGGATACGCTAGGGGAGGGACTCCACGGCCTCGCCGATGGGCTCGGCCAGGAAGAAGAGAGACCGGATCCGCCAATCCCGACCCCGTTGCTGCAGGATGGCGACGTAGCTGCCGGTCGTCAGGGGAGGCGCGGCGTCGGAGACGCCCGGCCGGGGCTCGTAGTAGTAGCGCCCGTACATGTAGACGAGGTTCCCTCCCGCCTCGGCATCCACGAGGCTGATCGAGAGAGGCCCTGCCTGCGCCAGGTACGCCGACAGGGTCTGCTCGATCGCGCGTGCACCCTGGACGGGTGCGGTCTGGCCGGGGAGCAGCAGGTGCCCGGCCTCCGTGTGGAGGGCGGCCGCGGCTCGCGCATCCTGCCCGGCCCACGCGGCAGTCCATCGGATCAGCGCCTCCTGTGCTCCCCTGAGGCTCTCGGCACGGAAGCGTCGCCTGTCCGCCTGGGGGTCCTCCCGCGGAATGGGCAGCACCTGCGCTGCCGCGCTCGTGGCTGCGAAGCAAAGCAGCAGGACGACCTTCAGGAGTGGAATTCGCACGGGGATGCTCCGTAGAATCGTGACATAGGCGGGCCCGACGCTCCTGGGCTCCAGGCGCGAACGGCCGAGGTGATGCTTGCGGACGCGGGAGAAAGCCGGGCCGGCAGCATAGCGAACGAGCCCGCAAGGGACAAGGTAGCCGGGGGCGTACGTCCGCCCTGCACCTCAGGGAGCCTCCATCGCGTGCGCCCCTGTCGCCCACCGGGTGGATGAGTACCGCACCATTGTGGTACGCCGCGCACCACAATGGTGCCAGTGTCCGGCGGAAGACCCGCCCGGGGTTCGTTCCCGGCTGGCTCGAACCCGCAGCCGCGCCGCAGCTTGTCCGACCGGCGGGTGATCGGATGTTTTCTGGCTTGTTCCATGCGGCCGGAGGTTCGCTCCTGAACGGATCGTATCATCTGCTGCCCCGGACCTGCCGTATGCGCACGAGCCCGATCTTCTCCACGACGGCGCGAATCGTCAGCTGCGCGATCGTCCTGCTCGGCGCAGCCGGCTGTTCGGAGCGCGACGGCGGCGAGCTTCTCAGCCCCGGGCCCCCGGCGTCGGCGACGTCGGCGGACTGCGACGGCGCCTACAACTGCAAGCTCCCCAACCCGTATCCCTGCAAGGACCCGGCGGACCCGGGGGCGAACCGGCTGGCCCACCGGTACAATTCCGAGGACTGCCACTTCAAGATCGCTGCGAACACCGTCCTGTACGACGGCTTCGGCAACGCCCGCGGCACGGTCACGGACGCGGAGGTCCGGATCAACTACGGCCAGCGCAAGCGGCTGCCCAACGGGACGGTGGTCGTCTACGTGTTCGCCGTCGGAACCACCAGCGGGGCGGCCTCGGGGTGGGTGCGCGAGGCGGACGTGACCGAATCGCTCGCGTACATGGAGACGGTGAACGCCACGAACCCGGGGAATGGGGACTACGCCGCGCTCTGGAGGCTGACCGGCGGCCCCACCCCGGTCCGGGCCTTCTACGACGACATGGTGCTTCACAACACCCACCGCCCCTGCAGCCACCTGCCGAAGCACTATCTGCTTCGGCCCGGCAACGTCGTGAACCTGCTCTACAACCTGCCCGGCATGGGCGGCGTCGCCGACGACACCTACCTGGTCGAGACCGGCGACGTGTTCCGCCGCTCCCAGGGTGTGCTCCTCAGGGACATCCCCTTCTATCACAAGGACTCTCCCCTCAACGGCGAGCCCTTCGGGTACATGCAGTTCATGTACGGCCACGTCAACGGCCGCTACGGCTGGATCGCGCGCGACGCGGTCACCACGGACCCCGTCGGCACGGTGATCGTGGACAGCAACAACTCGTTCAACAACACCAGCGTGGCCCAGTTCCAGGCCTCCACCGGCTGGACCTTCTCCTCCGGGACCAAGGAGTACTACGGGGACGGGTACTACCACGCGCCCACCGGGGCGACCTCGGATGCGGCCACCTTCTGGTTCTACCTGCCGTCGGCCCAGACCCGGACGGTGGACGCCTGGTGGACGACGTACGCGAACCGCTCTTCCACCGCGCCCTACATCGCCTACGACGCGAACGGCACCGAGGTGGGCCGGGTCTCGGTCGACCAGAAGGTGAACGGCGGCAAATGGAACAGGCTCGGCACCTGGAGCTTCACCGCCGGCTGGAACCGGATCGTGCTGTCGCGCTGGACCACCTCGGGCTCCTACGTGATCGCCGACGCGGTGAAGATCCGGTGACCGGCAGCTGGACAACCCGCGGCGATCCGAACTGAACCCTCGATGAAAATGGGTACGATGACATCCTGTTCCCGGAAGCTCGCCGCGGTGGTCGCCATCCAGATCGCGGTCGCGAGCTGCGGCGAGAAGGCCCCGGACGCCGCACTCCCCGTCACGGGCCCGCCGGCAGCCCCCTCCGCCGCCCTCGGCGCCGGCGTGACCGAGGTGACGGTCTTCAACGACCCCTACGTCGACCAGGTCAACTGGGAAGACTACACCATCCACAACCGCATCATCAGCCTCGTCAGGAACACCCCCGCGGGGCAGTACATCCGGGCGGCGATCCACAGCATCACCGTGCCCGCCGTGACCGACGCCCTGCTCGACGCGCACAACAGCGGCGTGAACGTCTACGTGGTCCACAGTGGACACGACAACGGGACGCAGGGGCAGCGGCTCGCCGCGGCGCTCGGTGACCGCTACACGAAGTGCCGGGGGAGCGCCTCGGACGTGGAGGGGTGCATCTCGAATCGCAGCAGCTCCCTGATGCACAGCAAGTTCTTCACCTTCAGCCAGACGGTGGACGGGGGCGTAAGCAAGCCGTACGTGGTGGCGGTCACCTCCGCGAACATGACCCACGCGCAGGCCCGCCTCTACAACAACCTGGTGATCATCGGGGGAGACCAGACCACCTACGACGGCTACAAGAACGTCTTCACCGACATGCGCTACCTGCGCAAGAACAACAACTACCTGGTCGACGACCCGGACGGCAGCTTCAGCTCGTCGGCAGCCGCGCTCAAGTCCTACTTCTCCCCCCGGGCGGACTCCAACGGCGGCACGTCGGAGCAGGCCTCCACGGACGTGGTCGCCAACACGCTGGGCTATCTCAGCGGCGGCTCCGGCTGCTACGTCAAGGCCGCGCAGAACATGTTCACGAGTGGCCGCGATCCCATCGCGGATGAGCTGATTCGCATCCGGAAGCTCGGCTGCACCGTCCAGCTCGCCTACACCAACATGGACTCGGGGATCAAGGCCCGGCTCAAGGATGGAGGGGTGCAGCTGCGCCTGGTCGACAGCCCCGCCAAGATCCACCACAAGTACTACGTCGTCTACGGCACCTACGCCGGAACGAGCGGCGCATACCGCCTCTTCACCGGCTCGCACAACTGGAGCGGCTCGGCGCTGCGGATCAACGACGAGGTCCTCCTGAAGCTCTACGACCGGACCGTGATCAACGCGTTCCTCGGCAATTTCGGCACGATCTGGAGCCGGGGCGTCGCGCAGTGAGCACCCGCGCCTCCGTCCAGCGCTGCGACTGCTGGTGGACCGCGGCTCAAGGCAGGTGCGGTTCGCGGTTCAGGCAACCCTTTTCAGGAGAGCAGCTCATGTCTCGCTTCCGCCGCTTTGCCGTCGCTCTGGGAGCCGCGGCCGTTCTGGCCGGGTGCTCCGACGAGCCGGTCGGCATCCGCTCGCCGGGCCCGGAGACCCCCCCGCCGCAGGCCGCGCTGGACCGGATCTTCGCCGAGGCCGGCGCGGAGTTCCGCGTCCCGGCCGAGCTCCTGAAGGCGGTCGGCTTCGCCGAGACCCGCTTCCAGATGGTGCGCGGCGAAGTGGAGTTCGAGGGGCAGCAGCCTGCCTTCGGGATCATGGCGCTGCGCGGAGGGCAGCTGGAGCACGGCGCCCTGCTGGCGCACGTGACGCCGGAGGCGGCCCGCTTCCGGCCCGAGGCAAACATCCGGGCGGCCGCGGCGGTGCTGAGCGGCTACGCGGACGAGCTCCGGATCAGCCGCGCCAGCCTGGGCGCCTGGGCGCCGGCGGTGGCGCGCTACAGCGGCATCCAGCAGCCGGAGGGACAGGCCGCCTACGTGCACGACGACGTGTACGCGGCGCTCCGCTCGGGAGCGCAGGGCGTGTCGCCCGGCGGCCAGGTGCTGGTCACGCTCGCGCCCCAGAACGTGCTGCCGGACTTCCCCACGCCGCAGGCTCCGCCCGAAGCGGATCGCGAGAGTGCCTTCGCCGCGTCCGCCATGGGCCACCTGAACATCGTGTGGCGCCCTTCGCCCAACTACAACGACCGCCCCACCGGGAGCATCGGGGAGGTGCACATGGTGGTCATCCACACCTGCGAGAGCGGCTACTCAGGGTGCTGGAGCTGGCTCACCAACTCATCCTCGGGGGTGAGCGCGCACTACGTGGTCAAGGAGGACGGCTCCGAGATCTCCAAGCTGGTTTACGAATCCAAGCGCGCCTGGCACATCGGCGCCAAGTACTACTGCTCGAACAACGGCGGGCACGAATGCTGGCGGGACGGCTACTCCAGCAATCACTTCACCATCGGGATCGAGCACGGAGGCTACGCCTCGCAGTCCTCCTTCCCCACCTCGCAGATCAAGGCCTCGGCGGAGCTCTCCTGCGAAATCAGCAAGCGTCACAGCATCCCGCGCGACCGGTACCACTACGTGGCGCACGGAAAGCTGCAGCCGTACGACCGGACCGACCCGGGCCCGAACTGGCCGTGGTCCGACTACATGAACCGGATGAACGGCTACTGCGGCAGCGCCATCATCATCGACAGCAACAACAACAACAACGACACCTCCAAGGGATACCTGGACACCGGGGCCATGTCGGCGGACTGGGTCTCCTCCACCGGGGTGTCCGGGTACTACGGGACGGGGTACTACTACGCCAAGACGGCGCCCATCTCCGACCCGGCCACCTTCTGGTTCTATCTCCCTGCCGCCGCCACCAGGACGGTCGACGCCTGGTGGACCACCCACACCAACCGCTCCACCACGGCGCCCTTCATCGCCTGGAACGCGAGCGGGACCAAGCTGGGCACCGTGCAGGTGAACCAGCAGGTCAACGGCGGCAAGTGGAACCAGCTCGGCACCTACAGCTTCTCCGCCGGGTGGAACAAGATCCAGCTCTCCCGCTGGACCACCGAGGGCTACTACGTGATCGCCGACGCCGTTCGGATCCGGTGACGACGGGCCGGACTCCGTGAAGGAAGCCGTACCCCATCTGCCCGGCCGGAACGGAGCCGGGCGGATCCCCTCTCCGCCTCCAAGCAGGAGAACGCGTATGCGCACTTTCCACCTCGTGGCCCTCTGCCTCGGTGCGAGCCTGCTGGCCGCCTGCGCGGACAAGGCCCCGACGACCCGGTCCACCATCGAACCGCCGAGCCCCGGCGTGCCCGAGACGGCGCTGCGCAGCCTCCAGTCGGGATCCGCACTGGAGCTGCAGCAGGCGGTCGCTGCGCTCGCCGACGCCCCCGACGTCACCGAGGCGGGGGTCGAGCGCGTCGCGCAGGTCTCGCGCGAGGCGGACGACCTGCCGAACCGGATCGCCGCCATCGAGGTCCTGCAGCGCTGGCTCACGCGCCAGCCGGGGCTGCGCGTGGAGGTCGCTCGCGCGCTGCTTCGCACCGCGCAGGGACCGCACGAGGACATGGTGCGCGGCATGGCGGTCCAGGTGATCGCGCTGCACCCCCGGGGCGACTGGCCGCAGGACGTCGTGGCGTCGCTCGGCAGGCTCGTGCAGACGGATCCGCTGGCGCAGAACCGGGAGATCGCGGCGCTGGCGCTGGGGCACGTCCGCGGCGCGCAGGCCGGGCCTGCTCTGGAGAGCCTGCGGGCGGCCTACGCGACGGAGATGGATCGCTCCAGCAGGCGCGCCATGCTCCTGAACATCGTGGAAGTGGCGGGGCGCGACGCGCCGCGCGTCCTGGCGGGGCTGAACGAGAGCTCGCCGCTCATCGTGCAGGACATTCGCGACTACCAGGAGATCCTCGGCCGGGGGGCGACCCGGATCGCGGAGATCTGGGACCAGAAGCTGGCGCGCGACATCGAGCGGGGGACGGTCATCGGGACGGAGAAGGAGAAGGCGCACCTCGCGGACTAGAACGCAGTGGGGCTCCAGCCAACCTCCAGATTGAGAATCCGTCATGAAGACGACTACCAGACGCCGAGTCCTCGCCCTCCTTCTGCCGCTCCTGGTGTTCGGC
This region includes:
- a CDS encoding nuclear transport factor 2 family protein; protein product: MRIPLLKVVLLLCFAATSAAAQVLPIPREDPQADRRRFRAESLRGAQEALIRWTAAWAGQDARAAAALHTEAGHLLLPGQTAPVQGARAIEQTLSAYLAQAGPLSISLVDAEAGGNLVYMYGRYYYEPRPGVSDAAPPLTTGSYVAILQQRGRDWRIRSLFFLAEPIGEAVESLP
- a CDS encoding phospholipase D-like domain-containing protein codes for the protein MTSCSRKLAAVVAIQIAVASCGEKAPDAALPVTGPPAAPSAALGAGVTEVTVFNDPYVDQVNWEDYTIHNRIISLVRNTPAGQYIRAAIHSITVPAVTDALLDAHNSGVNVYVVHSGHDNGTQGQRLAAALGDRYTKCRGSASDVEGCISNRSSSLMHSKFFTFSQTVDGGVSKPYVVAVTSANMTHAQARLYNNLVIIGGDQTTYDGYKNVFTDMRYLRKNNNYLVDDPDGSFSSSAAALKSYFSPRADSNGGTSEQASTDVVANTLGYLSGGSGCYVKAAQNMFTSGRDPIADELIRIRKLGCTVQLAYTNMDSGIKARLKDGGVQLRLVDSPAKIHHKYYVVYGTYAGTSGAYRLFTGSHNWSGSALRINDEVLLKLYDRTVINAFLGNFGTIWSRGVAQ
- a CDS encoding N-acetylmuramoyl-L-alanine amidase → MSRFRRFAVALGAAAVLAGCSDEPVGIRSPGPETPPPQAALDRIFAEAGAEFRVPAELLKAVGFAETRFQMVRGEVEFEGQQPAFGIMALRGGQLEHGALLAHVTPEAARFRPEANIRAAAAVLSGYADELRISRASLGAWAPAVARYSGIQQPEGQAAYVHDDVYAALRSGAQGVSPGGQVLVTLAPQNVLPDFPTPQAPPEADRESAFAASAMGHLNIVWRPSPNYNDRPTGSIGEVHMVVIHTCESGYSGCWSWLTNSSSGVSAHYVVKEDGSEISKLVYESKRAWHIGAKYYCSNNGGHECWRDGYSSNHFTIGIEHGGYASQSSFPTSQIKASAELSCEISKRHSIPRDRYHYVAHGKLQPYDRTDPGPNWPWSDYMNRMNGYCGSAIIIDSNNNNNDTSKGYLDTGAMSADWVSSTGVSGYYGTGYYYAKTAPISDPATFWFYLPAAATRTVDAWWTTHTNRSTTAPFIAWNASGTKLGTVQVNQQVNGGKWNQLGTYSFSAGWNKIQLSRWTTEGYYVIADAVRIR